A stretch of the Planktothricoides raciborskii GIHE-MW2 genome encodes the following:
- a CDS encoding ABC transporter substrate-binding protein, with protein sequence MIKRRQFFVYSAGFLFSLTLAVSCGSSQNSPNSESPITSDRPVVLGYSSWAGWWPWAIAQEEGIFTANGLNVQLKWFDGYLESLQAFSAGQLDANCQTLNDTIAFAPNSINGQVVVLVNDNSAGNDKIIVAENINTIQDLKGKKVALEEGLVDDFLLSLALQKNGMSRKDIQVVNLETGAAAAAFAAGQVDAVGAFPPFWLTALKRKGSKELLSSAEFPGAIPDLLVVSQKLVNERPEVVQGLVKTWFNIREFMQKNSEKADAIMAKRANVTVEEFQLFKQGTKFFTVEDNLEAFAPGNTMKNMPYAAQEMTNFMLEVGLIKQAADLTKLFDDRFIKAYANSRS encoded by the coding sequence ATGATAAAACGTCGCCAATTTTTTGTTTATTCGGCGGGATTTTTATTCAGCTTAACCCTAGCCGTAAGCTGTGGATCTAGCCAAAATTCGCCCAACTCTGAATCCCCAATAACCAGCGATCGCCCTGTGGTTTTAGGATATAGTAGTTGGGCGGGCTGGTGGCCCTGGGCGATCGCGCAAGAAGAGGGAATATTTACGGCTAATGGCTTAAATGTTCAATTAAAATGGTTTGACGGCTATTTGGAATCATTACAAGCATTTAGTGCCGGTCAATTAGATGCAAATTGTCAAACTCTCAACGATACGATTGCCTTTGCCCCCAACTCAATTAATGGCCAAGTTGTAGTATTAGTCAACGACAACTCGGCGGGAAATGACAAAATAATTGTCGCTGAAAATATTAACACCATCCAAGACTTAAAAGGCAAAAAAGTGGCCTTAGAAGAAGGACTGGTTGACGATTTTTTACTTAGTTTAGCTTTACAAAAAAATGGAATGTCCCGCAAAGATATCCAAGTAGTGAACTTAGAAACTGGGGCAGCAGCAGCGGCATTTGCTGCGGGTCAAGTAGACGCAGTGGGAGCTTTTCCTCCGTTTTGGTTAACTGCACTTAAACGGAAAGGTAGTAAAGAATTGTTAAGTTCAGCGGAATTCCCTGGCGCCATTCCCGATCTATTAGTAGTCAGTCAAAAACTGGTGAATGAACGACCGGAGGTGGTGCAAGGACTGGTAAAAACTTGGTTTAATATTCGGGAGTTTATGCAAAAAAATTCCGAAAAAGCCGATGCAATTATGGCCAAACGAGCGAATGTCACTGTTGAGGAATTTCAACTGTTTAAACAAGGAACAAAATTCTTTACAGTGGAAGATAACCTAGAAGCTTTTGCCCCCGGAAATACGATGAAAAATATGCCTTATGCCGCCCAAGAGATGACTAATTTTATGTTAGAGGTTGGCTTAATTAAACAGGCAGCGGATTTGACTAAGCTTTTTGACGATCGCTTTATTAAGGCTTATGCTAATTCTCGTTCTTAG
- a CDS encoding ABC transporter ATP-binding protein, producing MTVLTVSHVYQKFVKRQDSLLVLKDINLFIETGEFVCVVGPSGCGKSTFLRLVAGLEIPTAGHILVEQLPVTGPGSDRGMVFQSYTLYPWMNIADNVGFGLKLQGLPKTERRDRISYYLDMVGLSEFAHAYPKELSGGMKQRVAIARALACHPKILLLDEPFGALDIQTKEILQQFLLQIWRQTGITILMITHDIEEAVFLSQRIYVLTARPGTIQQEFPINLPGDRPYRIKRQSKFQQYKNEIADCLMSNAQEALFFGDR from the coding sequence ATGACAGTTTTAACAGTATCTCACGTTTATCAAAAATTTGTCAAACGGCAAGATTCTCTCTTGGTTTTGAAAGATATTAATTTATTCATAGAAACTGGGGAATTTGTCTGTGTGGTTGGCCCTTCGGGTTGTGGAAAATCAACCTTTTTAAGACTGGTTGCCGGTTTGGAAATACCCACTGCTGGGCATATTTTGGTGGAACAATTGCCGGTGACTGGGCCGGGTTCCGATCGCGGCATGGTTTTTCAAAGTTATACTCTTTATCCTTGGATGAATATCGCCGATAATGTGGGGTTTGGATTGAAATTACAAGGACTACCTAAGACCGAACGGCGCGATCGCATTTCTTATTATTTGGATATGGTCGGTTTGTCTGAGTTTGCCCATGCTTATCCCAAGGAATTATCCGGGGGAATGAAGCAACGAGTAGCGATCGCGCGGGCTTTAGCTTGTCACCCGAAAATCCTGCTTTTGGATGAACCATTTGGGGCGTTGGATATCCAAACTAAAGAAATTTTGCAACAATTTTTGCTGCAAATTTGGCGACAAACGGGGATTACCATTTTAATGATTACCCATGATATCGAGGAAGCGGTGTTTCTTTCCCAGCGAATATATGTTCTCACCGCCCGACCGGGGACAATTCAACAAGAATTTCCGATTAACTTACCCGGCGATCGCCCATATCGAATTAAGCGACAATCAAAATTTCAACAGTATAAAAATGAAATCGCTGATTGTTTGATGAGTAACGCCCAAGAAGCTTTGTTTTTTGGCGATCGATAG
- a CDS encoding glycosyltransferase family 39 protein: MVKHKKNIGLILAIIWLTVIGAIAFLWNLGAINLIDETEPLFAEASRQMIVRGDWITPYFNEQTRFDKPPLIYWLQAIAYLLIGVNEWAVRLPSALSAIGLIILLFYTLNKFANSENKARFFQKILPFFGSGMLAFNLETIAWGRSGVSDMLLTGCMGGALLAFFLGYAETKPATIHHENKPEKSEVNLWYLAFYILIALGILAKGPVGIVLPGLIISLFLLYLGQFKSVLAEMQAIRGLLIILFITLPWYILVTWANGQEYIDSFFGYHNFERFTNVVNRHSAPWYFYFIVVLLGFAPWSLYLPLAIARLKWWQRNYWQRQPRIQQLGLFALCWFVAIFGFFTVAATKLPSYVLPLMPAAAILVALLFTTNYPDNKVSESSEKLAFPKSILINGWINLVFWLLLALACFWVYSFLNTDPAMPNFPQALQASGVPTVGAIILGAIALIIGLFLLFSNQIIAATLQQLKKQKTSVSAGQGLLPGYGLWAINFIGFLAFFIFALMPTLLIFNAERQQPVREIAAIVKEIRQPEEEIVMIAFEKPSLVFYSHQPVTFFRRSTDALNYLKAKGKKAVTPTSVLIVGWPNKLNGAGLRSPHYKAFYEITPYQLVRVNLEIFRPLTISKEK; the protein is encoded by the coding sequence ATGGTTAAACACAAAAAAAATATCGGATTAATTTTAGCAATAATCTGGTTAACTGTGATTGGGGCGATCGCTTTTTTATGGAATTTAGGGGCGATTAACTTAATTGATGAAACTGAACCATTATTTGCTGAAGCCTCTCGCCAAATGATTGTCCGGGGGGATTGGATTACTCCTTATTTTAATGAGCAAACCCGGTTTGATAAGCCGCCATTAATTTACTGGTTACAAGCGATCGCCTATCTGTTAATTGGGGTGAACGAATGGGCGGTAAGGTTGCCCTCTGCTTTATCAGCGATCGGGCTAATTATTCTACTATTTTATACCCTAAATAAATTTGCTAATTCTGAGAATAAAGCCAGGTTTTTCCAGAAAATTTTACCCTTTTTCGGGTCAGGAATGCTGGCTTTTAATCTAGAAACTATTGCCTGGGGTCGTAGCGGTGTTTCTGATATGCTGCTCACGGGCTGTATGGGCGGTGCTTTATTAGCATTTTTCCTGGGATATGCAGAAACAAAACCGGCAACTATTCACCATGAGAATAAACCCGAAAAGTCAGAGGTAAATTTATGGTATTTAGCCTTTTATATTTTAATTGCTTTAGGGATTTTAGCCAAAGGTCCGGTGGGAATTGTCTTACCCGGACTTATTATTAGTTTATTTTTACTCTATCTCGGTCAGTTTAAGTCAGTTTTAGCCGAGATGCAAGCGATTCGAGGACTGCTGATTATTTTATTCATTACCCTGCCTTGGTATATTTTAGTCACCTGGGCAAATGGACAAGAATATATCGACAGTTTTTTTGGTTATCATAACTTTGAAAGATTTACCAATGTGGTCAATCGACATAGTGCTCCGTGGTATTTTTACTTTATAGTTGTGTTACTTGGATTTGCCCCTTGGTCATTATATTTACCCTTAGCGATCGCCCGTTTGAAGTGGTGGCAAAGAAATTATTGGCAGCGACAACCCCGCATTCAACAGTTAGGTTTATTTGCCCTTTGTTGGTTTGTGGCGATTTTTGGTTTCTTTACCGTTGCGGCGACAAAACTGCCTAGTTATGTCTTGCCTTTAATGCCTGCGGCAGCCATTTTAGTCGCTTTGTTGTTCACTACAAATTACCCGGATAATAAAGTTAGTGAGTCTTCAGAAAAGTTAGCTTTTCCCAAATCTATTCTAATTAATGGTTGGATTAATTTAGTATTTTGGCTGCTGTTAGCCCTTGCTTGTTTCTGGGTTTACAGTTTCCTGAATACTGACCCAGCGATGCCCAATTTTCCGCAAGCTTTACAAGCATCAGGAGTCCCAACTGTAGGAGCAATTATTTTAGGTGCGATCGCCTTGATTATTGGCTTATTTTTGCTATTTTCAAATCAGATAATTGCTGCTACTTTACAGCAATTAAAAAAACAAAAAACATCGGTTTCAGCAGGACAGGGGCTTTTACCCGGTTATGGACTGTGGGCGATTAATTTTATCGGCTTTTTGGCATTTTTCATCTTTGCCCTGATGCCCACTTTGCTGATATTTAATGCAGAAAGACAGCAACCTGTCCGAGAAATCGCGGCTATTGTAAAAGAGATTAGGCAGCCCGAAGAAGAAATCGTGATGATTGCCTTTGAAAAACCAAGTTTAGTTTTTTATAGTCATCAGCCGGTGACATTTTTTCGCCGGTCTACCGACGCCTTGAATTACTTAAAAGCTAAAGGGAAAAAAGCAGTAACTCCCACCTCAGTATTAATCGTCGGCTGGCCGAATAAACTCAATGGGGCGGGGTTGCGATCGCCTCACTATAAAGCCTTTTATGAAATCACGCCGTATCAGTTAGTTCGCGTAAATCTAGAGATATTTCGCCCGCTGACAATTAGCAAGGAAAAATAA
- a CDS encoding DUF4058 family protein, translating to MPNNPFPGMNPYLEHPELWPGIHLLLIGQLTQVLAPQLRPKYRVAVEVRMYEDIDERSLVGCVSGSVTHQCGIPDLAVKRVQTTAKQPASNVAVAPSPTKLQKVAVPVPETIKQGYLEIREVATQEVITAIEILSPVNKRPGEGREKYQIKRNKIFSSATHLVEIDLLRRGEPMPVYGNNLESHYRILVSRSDCRPEADLYSFNLPDPIPSFPLPLKAEDSEPRIDLQALLNQIYDTGSYDMAIDYTQAPVPPLLEAEKLWAEDLLKSQQLIIDN from the coding sequence ATGCCGAATAATCCTTTTCCCGGAATGAACCCATATCTGGAACATCCAGAACTCTGGCCGGGAATTCATTTATTACTGATTGGTCAGTTAACTCAGGTTCTAGCACCCCAACTGCGTCCTAAATATCGAGTGGCGGTTGAGGTGAGAATGTATGAAGATATTGACGAGCGATCGCTTGTAGGGTGCGTTAGCGGTAGCGTAACGCACCAATGTGGTATTCCAGATTTAGCGGTGAAAAGGGTTCAAACAACGGCCAAACAGCCTGCAAGTAATGTGGCTGTTGCCCCATCTCCCACAAAGCTACAAAAAGTGGCAGTTCCCGTTCCCGAAACCATTAAACAAGGGTATTTAGAAATCCGAGAAGTAGCGACCCAGGAAGTAATCACCGCCATTGAAATCCTTTCTCCGGTGAATAAACGCCCAGGGGAGGGACGAGAAAAATATCAAATTAAAAGAAATAAAATATTCAGCAGTGCCACTCATTTAGTGGAAATTGATTTATTGCGGCGGGGAGAACCGATGCCGGTTTATGGGAATAATCTTGAGAGTCACTATCGAATTTTAGTTAGTCGCAGCGACTGTCGTCCAGAAGCCGATTTATATAGTTTTAATTTGCCCGATCCAATTCCGTCATTTCCTCTACCCCTGAAGGCAGAAGATAGTGAACCAAGGATCGATTTACAAGCATTGTTGAATCAGATTTACGATACAGGAAGTTACGATATGGCGATCGATTATACCCAAGCACCTGTACCGCCATTATTAGAAGCAGAAAAGCTTTGGGCTGAAGATTTGTTAAAATCCCAACAATTGATAATTGATAATTGA
- the panD gene encoding aspartate 1-decarboxylase, which translates to MSKIKLMHAKLHRVRVTEANIEYMGSVTIDRELIEKVGILPLEEVCIWNVNNGQRLSTYVLPGEPGSGMVCINGAAAHLCNPGDAVIIAAYQECDRDEVLLHGHTARVIIADEHNRCQEFLYQQLIPAEGYVEFRSAQSAIAPTNWVNGPLNQPLSADN; encoded by the coding sequence ATGTCTAAAATTAAGCTGATGCACGCTAAATTGCATCGGGTGCGGGTGACTGAGGCAAATATAGAATACATGGGCAGTGTCACCATTGACCGGGAATTAATTGAAAAAGTGGGGATTTTACCTTTAGAGGAGGTCTGCATTTGGAATGTGAACAATGGTCAGCGTTTGTCCACTTATGTGTTACCGGGAGAACCGGGCAGCGGTATGGTTTGTATTAATGGCGCGGCGGCTCATTTATGTAATCCTGGAGATGCGGTGATTATTGCCGCTTATCAAGAGTGCGATCGCGATGAAGTGCTGCTTCATGGACATACTGCCAGAGTGATTATTGCCGACGAACACAACCGCTGTCAAGAATTTCTTTATCAACAGCTAATTCCCGCCGAAGGTTACGTTGAATTTCGCTCTGCCCAGAGTGCGATCGCGCCAACCAATTGGGTGAATGGGCCGTTAAATCAGCCTCTTTCCGCAGATAATTAA
- a CDS encoding ABC transporter permease has translation MKKPEYHQSLKPSIFWGIAQSIPKSLHGVLIAMAVIFPLGFWWLAANLPGVDSVFLPSPLEVGQALIRLWEKGFLTQDIAASCFRVGVGFLLAAIASVPIGILMGAFASIRAIMEPIAGILRYMPAAAFIPLLILYLGIGEAPKIMLIFIGTVFYNTLMVMDAVKFVPKEMIETTYTLGGSRKQVLLEVITPYIFPSIIDTFRINIATSWNLVVVAELVAAETGLGKRILIAQKFMQTDEIFACLIVLGLIGLSLDLSFRLLLKVSCQWVS, from the coding sequence ATGAAAAAACCAGAATATCATCAATCTTTAAAACCCAGTATATTTTGGGGAATTGCTCAAAGTATCCCGAAATCCCTACATGGGGTATTGATCGCTATGGCGGTAATATTTCCGCTGGGTTTTTGGTGGTTAGCGGCTAATTTACCTGGGGTCGATTCGGTTTTTTTGCCCAGTCCATTGGAGGTAGGACAAGCTTTGATTCGTCTCTGGGAAAAAGGCTTTTTAACTCAGGATATTGCCGCTAGTTGTTTTCGGGTAGGAGTGGGTTTTTTATTAGCCGCGATCGCCTCTGTTCCTATTGGTATTTTAATGGGGGCTTTTGCCAGCATTCGAGCCATTATGGAACCGATCGCGGGCATTTTAAGATATATGCCTGCCGCTGCATTTATTCCCCTTTTAATTCTCTATTTAGGAATTGGGGAAGCGCCGAAAATTATGCTGATTTTTATTGGCACAGTTTTTTACAATACCTTAATGGTGATGGATGCGGTCAAGTTTGTTCCCAAAGAAATGATTGAAACTACCTATACTTTAGGAGGTAGTCGGAAACAAGTTTTATTGGAGGTGATTACCCCTTATATTTTCCCCAGCATTATTGATACATTCAGAATTAATATTGCGACTTCTTGGAATTTAGTGGTAGTCGCGGAACTGGTTGCCGCTGAGACTGGATTGGGGAAACGGATCCTGATTGCCCAAAAGTTTATGCAGACCGATGAAATTTTTGCCTGCTTGATAGTTTTAGGTCTGATTGGCTTGAGTCTAGATTTATCATTTCGTCTATTACTCAAGGTTTCTTGTCAATGGGTTAGTTAA
- a CDS encoding phosphate ABC transporter substrate-binding/OmpA family protein, protein MSKRDNPIVLILAILITGGLMIALVQSMRGIFQTETNSGQNNNPVVTGQRDTINRDNLKILGDTFSGYSTFRNPEFQAALKEAGLTLTYQDEFDQGKRANLLNQGQADLLVTTLDQFIKQQPRGKIVALLDRTVGADAVVLNTQKYPQLKSLLDLNQLVKEARSRGEKLSIAYAGDTPSEYLALVLSTKFDNFNLSDFNINTVADASEAWQLLQDPQQNVAVAVLWEPFVTQAKQQGYTVVLSSQDAPTAIVDVLVASDNLIQSQPEKISNLLEVYYRRIDANVREPVALLKQIAEDGNLSEEEATAVLDGIDFFTAVEAKEWMTNGTLETRIGSTAAVLVLSGKLNNVPANPNQLYSSQLITKAAANTETLISLVRADNPELADKLAGKGTITASANTVTVNQVKNAPDIGNLTVRGEVKFDVGSSDLTLDSEATLQKLGQEIGEFNPQTVAVRIIGHTSKTGSPDFNQQLSEQRAQAVVNYLRSLGLKHQLVAEGKGFYLPLSGIPPEDSRQQRTEIRLVRINELN, encoded by the coding sequence ATGAGTAAGCGCGATAATCCCATAGTTTTAATTCTCGCAATTCTAATCACAGGTGGTTTGATGATTGCCCTGGTGCAGTCAATGCGGGGCATATTTCAAACTGAGACGAACTCTGGTCAAAATAACAATCCTGTGGTCACAGGTCAACGGGATACAATTAACCGGGACAATTTAAAAATATTAGGAGATACCTTTAGTGGCTATAGTACATTTAGAAACCCAGAGTTTCAAGCAGCCCTGAAAGAAGCTGGATTAACTTTAACTTATCAAGATGAGTTCGATCAAGGGAAACGGGCTAATTTGTTGAACCAAGGACAAGCGGATTTATTAGTGACCACCCTGGATCAATTTATTAAACAACAGCCCAGAGGCAAAATTGTGGCTTTGCTTGATCGCACTGTGGGGGCAGATGCGGTGGTATTAAATACTCAAAAATATCCCCAACTCAAATCACTTTTAGACCTAAATCAATTGGTCAAAGAGGCGCGATCGCGAGGGGAAAAACTCAGCATTGCTTATGCGGGAGATACCCCCAGTGAATACTTAGCCTTAGTCCTCAGTACCAAATTCGATAACTTCAATTTATCCGACTTTAATATTAACACCGTCGCCGATGCTTCGGAAGCGTGGCAACTATTACAAGACCCGCAGCAAAATGTTGCCGTAGCGGTGCTTTGGGAACCATTCGTCACCCAAGCAAAACAACAAGGATATACTGTAGTTTTATCCAGTCAGGATGCCCCCACTGCCATTGTAGATGTGCTGGTTGCCTCCGATAATTTAATCCAATCTCAACCGGAAAAAATCTCTAATTTACTAGAAGTTTACTATCGTCGGATTGATGCGAATGTTAGAGAACCAGTGGCATTACTCAAGCAAATTGCTGAGGATGGTAATTTATCAGAAGAAGAAGCTACGGCTGTTTTAGATGGCATTGACTTTTTTACCGCCGTCGAAGCAAAAGAATGGATGACTAATGGCACCTTAGAAACGCGCATTGGTTCCACTGCTGCGGTTTTAGTTTTATCGGGAAAATTAAATAATGTTCCAGCTAATCCTAATCAATTATATAGTTCCCAATTAATCACTAAAGCTGCCGCAAATACGGAAACCTTAATTAGTTTAGTCCGGGCAGATAATCCCGAACTGGCAGATAAATTAGCTGGCAAAGGTACTATTACCGCTTCAGCGAATACCGTCACCGTTAATCAAGTAAAAAACGCCCCAGATATCGGTAATTTAACCGTGAGGGGGGAGGTAAAATTTGACGTAGGATCTAGTGATTTAACTTTGGACTCTGAGGCAACTTTGCAGAAATTAGGCCAAGAAATTGGCGAATTTAACCCGCAAACCGTAGCCGTCCGTATTATTGGTCATACCTCAAAAACTGGTTCCCCAGACTTCAATCAACAACTTAGCGAACAACGGGCTCAAGCGGTGGTGAATTATCTCCGCAGCTTGGGTTTAAAACATCAGTTAGTTGCGGAAGGCAAAGGGTTTTATTTGCCACTTTCGGGTATTCCCCCTGAAGACTCTCGTCAACAACGGACGGAAATTCGCCTAGTTAGAATTAATGAGTTAAATTAA
- the egtD gene encoding L-histidine N(alpha)-methyltransferase — MIPVTAPLNVLKANPLEIVRIASDRPSAAEITSNHGEDIVWGLTQNPKSIPPKYFYDDRGSDLFEQICELPEYYPTRTEAAILAQYAGEIAQITGPSELVELGSGSSSKTRLLLDAYQGLGHPSMYVPIDVSGGILEASAKQLAQEYPGLHIRGLVGTYEQALLHLPPTKFASRVIIFLGSSLGNFTPEECDRFFEEIHIALREEDYFLLGVDLQKPHHILEPAYNDAQGVTAEFNLNMLSHLNWRFGGNFNLNLFSHEAIYNQEASQIEMYLNCHKSHQVRLEKLDFTVQFSAGESILTEISRKFDFAHKQEYLKDRGLKLVKAWTDPKEWFGLLLCQK, encoded by the coding sequence ATGATTCCCGTAACAGCCCCCTTGAATGTATTAAAAGCAAACCCTTTAGAGATTGTGAGAATCGCCAGCGATCGCCCATCCGCTGCCGAAATCACCAGCAATCATGGTGAAGATATCGTTTGGGGACTGACCCAAAACCCTAAATCGATACCCCCCAAATACTTTTACGACGATCGCGGGTCAGATTTATTTGAACAAATTTGTGAGTTGCCCGAATATTATCCCACTCGCACCGAAGCGGCAATTCTCGCCCAATATGCGGGGGAAATTGCCCAGATCACCGGGCCGAGTGAATTAGTAGAACTAGGTAGTGGCAGTTCCAGCAAAACTCGTCTATTATTAGACGCTTATCAAGGATTAGGACATCCATCAATGTATGTCCCCATTGATGTCAGTGGGGGCATTCTCGAAGCCAGTGCCAAACAGTTAGCGCAAGAATATCCGGGATTACACATTCGCGGTTTAGTCGGCACTTATGAACAAGCCCTGCTACATCTTCCTCCCACCAAATTTGCATCGCGAGTGATTATATTTTTGGGCAGCAGTTTAGGGAATTTTACTCCCGAAGAGTGCGATCGCTTTTTTGAAGAAATTCATATCGCTTTGCGAGAAGAAGATTACTTTTTATTGGGGGTTGACTTACAAAAACCGCATCATATTCTCGAACCCGCCTATAACGATGCCCAAGGAGTCACCGCCGAATTCAATCTGAATATGCTCTCCCATTTAAACTGGCGCTTTGGGGGGAATTTTAATCTAAATCTATTTAGCCATGAAGCCATTTACAATCAAGAAGCATCTCAGATTGAAATGTACTTAAATTGTCATAAATCTCATCAAGTTCGGCTGGAAAAACTGGACTTTACCGTTCAGTTTTCTGCCGGAGAAAGTATCTTAACGGAAATTTCTCGTAAATTTGATTTTGCCCACAAGCAAGAATATTTAAAAGACCGGGGACTAAAATTAGTCAAAGCTTGGACAGATCCCAAAGAATGGTTTGGTTTGTTGTTATGTCAAAAGTAA
- a CDS encoding NF038130 family PEP-CTERM protein — protein sequence MKGLNQKFQPIIATSEQLFIGASVAVGMSAAITLPATAAGLTGATISGNDYYKYDVNGSQTYLNQSASLDSILQGNSSNPGGNIELFASSEKQSGLTAFMSGQTTSISGKIGGQTLTLSSLNFNDWFWDWDHKKIDTSYGANNLANEWFAEFWDKGATETVKTKGISVKQTVKIGPKTQKIDVALTAAETRKFAFDKFNSIGGFAGSSDPNISYIYEDKNDINIGLAGHYDLKAFYTQDSQYAWLAPYLVDGFQASEVLKYTYGDTTDYLYSFNATKSGLLETDAWSHNGNYEVKIAGAIQSKDVPEPITGLVAAAGLGGAALRRMKKSQKS from the coding sequence ATGAAAGGTCTGAATCAAAAATTCCAACCAATTATTGCCACTAGCGAACAACTTTTTATCGGTGCCTCAGTAGCAGTTGGCATGAGTGCAGCAATTACTCTACCGGCAACCGCCGCTGGTTTAACTGGCGCTACAATTTCCGGCAATGACTACTACAAATATGATGTCAATGGTAGTCAAACCTATTTGAATCAAAGCGCCAGTTTAGATAGTATTTTACAAGGAAATAGCAGCAACCCTGGTGGCAACATTGAGTTATTTGCCAGCAGTGAAAAGCAATCCGGTCTAACTGCATTTATGTCCGGGCAAACCACGAGCATCAGTGGCAAAATTGGCGGGCAAACCCTGACTCTCAGCAGCTTAAATTTTAATGATTGGTTCTGGGATTGGGATCACAAAAAGATTGACACCAGCTATGGTGCTAATAATTTGGCGAATGAGTGGTTTGCAGAATTTTGGGACAAGGGAGCAACCGAAACTGTTAAAACCAAGGGGATATCGGTTAAACAAACTGTTAAAATTGGACCAAAAACGCAGAAGATTGACGTAGCTTTAACCGCTGCCGAAACTCGTAAATTTGCTTTTGATAAATTCAACTCAATCGGCGGATTTGCTGGCTCCAGTGACCCCAATATCTCATATATCTACGAAGACAAGAATGATATTAACATTGGTTTAGCTGGTCACTACGATCTGAAAGCTTTCTATACCCAAGATTCGCAATATGCCTGGTTAGCGCCATATCTTGTTGATGGTTTCCAAGCCAGTGAAGTGCTCAAGTACACCTATGGTGATACCACCGACTATCTTTACAGCTTTAACGCTACAAAATCTGGTTTATTAGAAACAGATGCCTGGTCGCACAATGGCAATTATGAAGTGAAGATTGCTGGTGCCATACAGTCCAAAGACGTTCCCGAACCGATTACTGGCTTAGTTGCTGCCGCTGGACTGGGAGGGGCTGCCCTGCGACGGATGAAGAAATCTCAGAAAAGCTAA